The uncultured Fusobacterium sp. sequence TTTGGAACAATTATAGCTCCATCTTCTCCATCTGGAGCATTAGAAAGTGCTTTTTCAACAGATAAAGATTCTCTTACCTCATCTTCTCTCAAATTATTTACATGAGAGTTTACTTGAGTTAAAGCTACTACCTCTTCTGTATCAACTTCATTTAGCATATCAATATACCCAAGAATATCATTTAATTCTACTTGAAATTTTTCAATCTCTTCAGGTTGAAATTTTAATCTAGCAAGTTTAGCTATTTTTAAAACCTCTTCTCTAGTTAATGCCATCTTTTTCCTCCCTTTAATTCTCTATTCAAGAATAACTTTCTTTATAAAAGAAAATTAAGAATTGCTCCATATTCCAAGAAGTTGATTAACTATAGCTTATTTCACTAAAAATGCAAGGGTTAAGTCTTCGACTTATTGCATTTTTTAACGTTCCATTTCGCTGAGTTAATCTAACTCCTCTCCATAAATTTCACAATTCTTAGAATTTTCTTAGTTAAAAAGTGAATCTTCGTTATTCTTGAATTATCCTTAAATATTTCATTTAATTATACCATACTTTTATAAATTTGCTAATAATTTTATAGTGAATATAGATATTTTACTTCACTTTC is a genomic window containing:
- the gatC gene encoding Asp-tRNA(Asn)/Glu-tRNA(Gln) amidotransferase subunit GatC, which codes for MALTREEVLKIAKLARLKFQPEEIEKFQVELNDILGYIDMLNEVDTEEVVALTQVNSHVNNLREDEVRESLSVEKALSNAPDGEDGAIIVPKVVGE